The DNA region GGCAGGCCGCGACGTCGACGCCCTGCGGTTCGTCTGCCGCGGCGCCGTGCGGGTGCGGGAGACGACCCACGGTGATCGGCGGACCCTCACGGGCACCCTTGACCAGATCCGCGGCGACTTCGCCATGCTCGCCGAGCAGGGCATCACCGAGCTGTTCGTCGACCTGAACTTCGACCCCGAGATCGGTTCACCCGACGCCGACCCAGCCGAGTCGATGCGCCGGGCCCACGATGCCCTGACCGCGTTCGCTCCCTAGTCTCGCCAGCCCGAGACCTGCACGCCCTTGGCGATGTCGAGGCGGAACCCCAACTCGAACTCGGCGGACTTGCCCGGCGCCAGGTCGGTTTTCCAGGTGATCTCGCCGAGGTCGGTCTTCTCGACCGGTTCCGGGCGCAGGGTGACATCGCGGACCACGATCGACTCGCTGCGCGACACCGGCACCTGGTCGACGACGGTGATGTGCGCGTCGCGCGGGCCGAAGTTGCCGACCTTGATCCGGTAGGCGGCCTCCTGCCTGCGCGTGCTGCCCAGCACCGCCTTGCCAGCCGACCGGCGGACGAGTTCGCGCTCGACCCGGATGCGCTCGTCGACGCCCAGGGTCAGCTCGACCTCCTCTCCCGGTGCCCACGCGTCGAGGTCGGTCGAGCCGACGAACTCGTTGTCGTGGAAGATCGAGGCCCGGCCAGGCCGGAGTGTGTGTTCGGAGTTGTTAGTGACAGTCGCGCGCAGATAAGCCTCAGGGCCGCGCACGGGCATTGTCACGTGATCGGTTTCCGCTGGCAGCTCGACCACGGCGACGGTCGTGCGGTGGGCCGTGCCGTCGGCGGGCACCGCGATCGGCCGCGCGGGCCGGTAGGTCGCGGCGGTGGCGCCCTGCTCGACGGTGGCGAACGACTCCATCATCTCCGGCGCGGCGGCCATCGCGGGCGCCGCCGCGGGCATGGCGCCACCGGGGGCGGCCATGTCGGCCGCGCCGTACGCGCGGGCCGCTCTCGGCATGATCGGACGCAGCACGTCGACGTACCACGGCGACAGCTCGGGGACGTTGATCCCGTCGGTCGGCTGGGCGGTCGACAGGCGCAGATCGCACTCCGGCCAATCCTCGCCGGTGTGCTGGGTGACCAGGCCGTACCAGGTCACGGTCAACGCGCCGTCGGCCAGCCGCACGTCGTAGCGCGACTCCCAGTGCCCGCCGTGCACCAGGTAGGACAGTTCGATCTCCAGGTCGCCCGCCTCGACGACCTCCAACTCCACCTCCACGGCCATCCGGTCGGGGGCGCGGTGGCCGTAGCGGTCGTTGAGCTTGCGCTCGATCTCGTCGTGCTGCTCCTGGGTCTTGCGCCGCTGACTCGCCAGGTCGCGCTGGGCGGCCAGGACGTCGGCGAGCTGTCTGGCCAGCGCGCCGTTGACGTCGGCGACCCTGGCCGGGTCGGTCTCGTTGCGGGCAAGCGCCGGGGCGAAGGTACCTCCCACGCGCTTGGCGAGGGCGCTGACGACGTCGGCTTGGACGGTCAGCACGGCTTCCTTGTCGCTGATCTCGTCGAGCGCGGCGCGGATCAGGTCACGCTGTTCCTGCAGCTCGGCGAGGGTGCCGTCCGGGGTGCGCGGGTGGTGCTCGGAGCGCACGTCGACCCCCAGCACGGTCGCGGCGCCGCGACCGGTGACCCGGACCGAGTCCGGGTGCAGCGCCAGCGGCAGGCCGCCGACCAGCACCCGGCGCGCGCCCGCGTCGAGGCTGACCACGCCCTTGCGGGTGACTCGGGCCTGTCCCGGATAGACGGTCACGGCCACGATCGAGGCTTCCAGAGGACTTGTCACGACGCGAGGCTACCCATCGCGCGGGTTCCCGGCACGTGTCCACAGTGGATTCTTCGCCCTTTTGGCGGCATTGACACACTGTCGGACCAGGGGGAAAGGTGCGGACCCGACCTGCATCCTGCACATTGGAGCCAACCATGAGACGTGCGCGATCCGCCGTCGCAGCCGTGGCCGCCCTGCTCGCGGTTCCCCTGCTCACCACCCCCGCCTCGGCCCAGACCGACCCGCCCGCGCCGGTCTTCGTCGACGGCCAGGCCCAGCCCGTGTTCGACCCCGCCGATGTCGTGCGCCAGTCGCTGTGGGTGACCGCGCCTGTCGACAGCGACTTCGACGGCAAGGACGACCTGGTCCACGTCGAGGTCGTGCGGCCCCGCGCGACCGATCTCGGCATGAAGGTGCCGGTCGTCTACCAGGCCAGCCCGTACTACGCGGGCGGCAACGACGTGCCCAACCACAGCGTCGACCAGGAGCTGTACGTGCCGGGCAAGCCGGGCCACGGCGACCGCCGCACGGGCGCGCGCGGCCTCGGTGACGAGCGCGTGGCCGCGTCCGTCGGCCCGAATCCGGCCATCACCTGGCGATACGAGTCCTACTTCACCGCGCGCGGGTTCGCGGTGGTCTACGCGGAGTCGCTGGGCTCGGGCCTGTCGACCGGCTGCCCGACCAGCGGTGGCCGCAACGAGACGATCGGCGCGAAGTCGGTGGTCGACTGGCTCAACGGCCGCGCGGGCGCCAAGGACGCCGCGGGCAACCCGGTCGACGCGCCGTGGACGACGGGCAAGGTCGGCATGATGGGCGTGTCGTACAACGGCACCCTGCCCAACGCCGTCGCGACCACCGGAGTCCGCGGTCTGGAGACCATCGTGCCTATCGCGGCGATTTCCAGCTGGTATGACTACTACCGGGCCGACGGCGCGGTCGTGGCGCCGGGGACGTTCCAGGGCGAGGACCTCGACGTGCTCGCCGACTACGTCTACACCCGCGCGGACCGGGAGATCTGCAAGCCGGTCATCGCCGACATCGTGGCGCGACAGGACCGGATCACCGGCGACTACAGTCGGTTCTGGGACGAGCGCAACTACCTGGGCGACGTCTCCAAGGTCCGCGCGTCGGTGCTGGCGGTGCACGGTCTGAACGACTGGAACGTCAAGATGACCCACGTCGACCAGTGGTACTCCGCGATCAAGCGGCAGGGTGTCGAGCACAAGATCTGGCTGCACCAGTCCGGCCACGCCGATCCCTTCCGGCTGCGGCAGGCCGAGTGGCTGATCACCCTCAACCGGTGGATGTCGCACTACCTGTACTCGATCGACAACGGCATCGAGGACGAGCCGAAGGCCACGATCCAGCGCGAGGACAAGACCTGGCACGACGAGGCCGAGTGGCCCGCGGTGGGCACCGCGCCCGCGCGGCTTTTCCCGCGCGTCGGTGGCGCGACTGTCGGCGGACTCAGCGCGCGCCCGTCGTTCGGCAGGCCGGTGGTCGAGTCGTTGACCGACGACGTGTCGAAGACCGCTGAGGTGTTGGCCGCGGCGCCCGCCTCCGAGCACCGCCTGTCGTACGCCACGCGCCCGGCCACGCAGCCACTGCGCATCAGCGGTGGCGTGCGGGCCGACCTGCGGCTGTCGTTCAGCAGGCCCGCGGCGAACGTGACAGTGCTGCTGGTCGACCGGGCACCGGACGGGAAGACGTCGATCATCACGCGCGGGTGGACCGACCCGCAGAACCGGCACTCGCCGGGTCACACCCAGCCGATCCGACCGGGCAAGGCCTACGACATCGAGGTCGAACTCGTGCCGGACGACTACGTGCTGGGCGCCGGGCACAGCCTGGGCGTGGTGGTCATGTCCAGCGACTACGACTACACGCTGCGGCCCCAGCCGGGTGCGGGGATCTCGGTCGACCTCTCGCGCAGCAGCCTGATTCTGCCGGTCGTGGGCGGCCACTCGGCGCTGCGCTCGTCGGTGGGATGACACCGGGGTGCACCCCTAGTGCGGAAACTGTTCACACCCGAAGGCTTCCCCGCCGACTGACTGTCGTGGTCCGATCAACGTAATCGGATCTTCGCGGAGGTGGCAGTTGAACAGGTTCTCAGCCCTGGCATGCACCACCGTCGCCGCGGCGGCGCTCCTCGTTCTCGGTGAGGGCGTCGCCGCGGCGGCACCGGCTTTCCAGATGCCATTCCCCTGCGGTCAGGTGTGGAGTGGTCAGACCCGGACCAACCACAGCCCGGCCAACGCGGTCGACTTCAACCGGACCAACGACGACGGCGACCCGGTGGTCGCCGCGCTCGGCGGCCGGGTGACGCGCTCGGAGAGTGAGGGCGCGGCCAGCTACGGAAACTGGGTCGAGATCGACCACGGCAGCGGCTGGCGCAGCCGTTACGCGCACTTGTCGGTGCGGCGGGTGTCGGTCGGCGCGACCGTCAGCCAAGGCCAGCTGATCGGCGACGTCGGCAACACCGGCGAGTCCAGCGGGCCGCACCTGCACTTCGAGGAACTGCTCAACGGGGTGCCGCAGCGGATCGTGTTCAACGGCAGCCAGATCCTCTATTGGGGGACCCGCGGCTACACCAGCCAGAACAAGTGCGGCGGCGTCAACCCGTACTCGCCGGAAGAGGTGTGCGGCAGCGGCTTCACTCGGATCGATTCGGCGGCATTGGGGTCGCAGGGGACGACGTACCTGCTCTACAACTCCGGCACCGGGGCCAACTGCGTGGCGACGATCAAGGTGGTGTCGATCGGGACGCCGTCGCCGGTGTCGGCCTTTCTCGAAGTCCAAGGCTCCACCCGGACGACGGACTCGGGGTCCTTCTCCTACTACGCGGGGCCGGTCAAGAAGTCGGCCGCGAACCAGTGCGTGAAGTGGGGCGGGTCGGTCGGGTCCTCGGCTTACACCAGCCCGTTCGAGCACTGCGGCTGAGCAGGGTAGCGCGACGGCCCGACAGAACCGAGTTCTGTCGGGCCGTTTGTCCACATGGGGCGATTCATCCACAACCGGGAATGGTTGTCTGGCAAAGAGATCCACCGCCTCGCACAGTGGACACATGAACCTTGAACTCGACAACGGCGGCGACCTCGTGGCCGCCGTACCCCATCTCCTCGGCTTCCACCCCAGCGAGTCCGCTGTCGTGGTCACGGTGGAACCCGACGGCGACACCTTCGCCGTGGGGCCGGTCCTCCGGGCCGACCTTCCCGCTTCGGCAGAGGTGGTCGGCCTCTCCGCGCACCTCGCAGACACCTGCTCCCGCCACCGGGTCGGGCGGGCGCTGGTGGTCATCGTGGGCGGGCCAGGTCGGTTGTCCCACCGCGACTTCGTCGACCAACTCATCGCCGACCTCAACGCGGTGGGTGTGGTCGTGGACCATCCGCTGTGGGTGCGGACCGGGGCGGCGGGGGAGATGTGGTGGTGCTACGCCGAACCCGAGTGCTCCGGCGTCGTCCCCGACCCGGACATCACCCCGTTCGCGGTGATGAGAGCCGTCGAGGGTGCGATCACCTACCCGACCCGCGAGGCGCTCGTGGCCAGCCTGGCGCCAGACCCACCCGACATCCTCGACCAGCGCGCGCGGGCGTTGGACACGTTGGTGGGCGCCGAAGTCCGCGCCGCGATCCACGGCGAGTGCGACCCGAACGCGCTCGCCCGCGACATGGCCCTCATCCACGCCGCCGTCGCCGAGTTCGCCTCGGCCACCCGAGCCGAACCGGATCTGGACGAGGACCGACTCGTCGCCCTCACCCTCGCCCTGACCCAGGAGGACGTCCGCGGTGAATGCTTCAAGATCGTCCTCTCCGCCGACGCGGACGCCGCCACCCGCCTCTGGACCCGCCTCACCCGAAGCGCCCCAGCCCCGGAACGCGCCGAACCCGCCTGCCTCCTCGCGATCGGCGCCCACCTACGGGGCGACGGCGTGCTCGCCAACGCGGCCTTGGATGTCGCCTTGGCGGCCGACCCCGGCCACGAGGTCGCGGGCATGCTGAAGATCGCGGTACAGCACGCGATATCGCCGAAGGAACTCCGCCACATCCTGACCCGAGCAGGCCGGACCCCCTCCCCACGCGAGGGCCCACCCATCCCCGCCACGGCCCCAGCCTGACCACACCCGGCGGCCTGAACGACGGAAGGAGAGACAGACCGAACCAACCCCGTCCGACCCCGGTCGATCCCACACCGGGCTGACCGAACGCTCCTACGCACGTGTTCCGCTGCTGACTTTCGCGCCTCCGGTCCGACCCCGGCGGAGTGAAGCCGCTGGTGTCGGACCGGGCACTCGATGTGGGACAGGCGTACGGCGCTCGACCTAC from Alloactinosynnema sp. L-07 includes:
- a CDS encoding mucoidy inhibitor MuiA family protein; protein product: MTSPLEASIVAVTVYPGQARVTRKGVVSLDAGARRVLVGGLPLALHPDSVRVTGRGAATVLGVDVRSEHHPRTPDGTLAELQEQRDLIRAALDEISDKEAVLTVQADVVSALAKRVGGTFAPALARNETDPARVADVNGALARQLADVLAAQRDLASQRRKTQEQHDEIERKLNDRYGHRAPDRMAVEVELEVVEAGDLEIELSYLVHGGHWESRYDVRLADGALTVTWYGLVTQHTGEDWPECDLRLSTAQPTDGINVPELSPWYVDVLRPIMPRAARAYGAADMAAPGGAMPAAAPAMAAAPEMMESFATVEQGATAATYRPARPIAVPADGTAHRTTVAVVELPAETDHVTMPVRGPEAYLRATVTNNSEHTLRPGRASIFHDNEFVGSTDLDAWAPGEEVELTLGVDERIRVERELVRRSAGKAVLGSTRRQEAAYRIKVGNFGPRDAHITVVDQVPVSRSESIVVRDVTLRPEPVEKTDLGEITWKTDLAPGKSAEFELGFRLDIAKGVQVSGWRD
- a CDS encoding DUF4192 domain-containing protein; amino-acid sequence: MNLELDNGGDLVAAVPHLLGFHPSESAVVVTVEPDGDTFAVGPVLRADLPASAEVVGLSAHLADTCSRHRVGRALVVIVGGPGRLSHRDFVDQLIADLNAVGVVVDHPLWVRTGAAGEMWWCYAEPECSGVVPDPDITPFAVMRAVEGAITYPTREALVASLAPDPPDILDQRARALDTLVGAEVRAAIHGECDPNALARDMALIHAAVAEFASATRAEPDLDEDRLVALTLALTQEDVRGECFKIVLSADADAATRLWTRLTRSAPAPERAEPACLLAIGAHLRGDGVLANAALDVALAADPGHEVAGMLKIAVQHAISPKELRHILTRAGRTPSPREGPPIPATAPA
- a CDS encoding Xaa-Pro dipeptidyl-peptidase; the protein is MRRARSAVAAVAALLAVPLLTTPASAQTDPPAPVFVDGQAQPVFDPADVVRQSLWVTAPVDSDFDGKDDLVHVEVVRPRATDLGMKVPVVYQASPYYAGGNDVPNHSVDQELYVPGKPGHGDRRTGARGLGDERVAASVGPNPAITWRYESYFTARGFAVVYAESLGSGLSTGCPTSGGRNETIGAKSVVDWLNGRAGAKDAAGNPVDAPWTTGKVGMMGVSYNGTLPNAVATTGVRGLETIVPIAAISSWYDYYRADGAVVAPGTFQGEDLDVLADYVYTRADREICKPVIADIVARQDRITGDYSRFWDERNYLGDVSKVRASVLAVHGLNDWNVKMTHVDQWYSAIKRQGVEHKIWLHQSGHADPFRLRQAEWLITLNRWMSHYLYSIDNGIEDEPKATIQREDKTWHDEAEWPAVGTAPARLFPRVGGATVGGLSARPSFGRPVVESLTDDVSKTAEVLAAAPASEHRLSYATRPATQPLRISGGVRADLRLSFSRPAANVTVLLVDRAPDGKTSIITRGWTDPQNRHSPGHTQPIRPGKAYDIEVELVPDDYVLGAGHSLGVVVMSSDYDYTLRPQPGAGISVDLSRSSLILPVVGGHSALRSSVG
- a CDS encoding M23 family metallopeptidase, which produces MNRFSALACTTVAAAALLVLGEGVAAAAPAFQMPFPCGQVWSGQTRTNHSPANAVDFNRTNDDGDPVVAALGGRVTRSESEGAASYGNWVEIDHGSGWRSRYAHLSVRRVSVGATVSQGQLIGDVGNTGESSGPHLHFEELLNGVPQRIVFNGSQILYWGTRGYTSQNKCGGVNPYSPEEVCGSGFTRIDSAALGSQGTTYLLYNSGTGANCVATIKVVSIGTPSPVSAFLEVQGSTRTTDSGSFSYYAGPVKKSAANQCVKWGGSVGSSAYTSPFEHCG